The DNA window ACAAGTCAATCTATGTGGACTGGCAGGAGATAACCCTGCAGGAGAGGCCCGAGGAGGTCCCAGGGGGCCAGATGCCGAGGAGCATAACCGTTGAGCTTACAGAGGACCTTGTCGACATAGCCAGGCCCGGTGACGTGGTTACAGTCGTCGGCATTGTAAAGCCCAGCCCGGTAGCCGGGAACGACAAGGTGCCGTACTTTGAGCTGAAGGTCGAGGCCATCAGCATAGCTGTGTCCGAGAAGGCGCTCGAGGAGGTGGCAATAACAAGGGAGGACGAGGAGAAGATCAGGGAGATGGCCAAGGACCCGTGGATAAGGGAGAAGGTAATAGCCAGCGTGGCCCCCACGATATACGGCCACTGGGACCTCAAGGAGGCCATAGCACTTCAGCTCTTCGGCGGCACACCCAAGGTAACCCCAGACGGCACCAGGATAAGGGGTGACATACACGTGCTCTTCGTTGGCGACCCTGGCGTCGCCAAGAGCCAGCTGCTCCAGTCGGCCTCCAGGATAGCCCCCAGGTCAGTTTACACTAGCGGCAAGGGCTCAACGGCGGCAGGGCTGACGGCCGCGGTGCTGAAGGACCCAAAGACCAGCGAGTACTTCCTTGAGGCGGGGGCCCTCGTGCTAGCTGACGGCGGCCTTGCAATCATAGACGAGTTCGACAAGATGAGGCCTGAGGACAGGGTCTCAATACATGAGGCTATGGAGCAGCAGACCGTCAGCATATCAAAGGCTGGCATAGTGGCGAGGCTGAACGCGAGGGCCAGCGTCCTCGCTGCGGGCAACCCAAGGTACGGCCTCTACGACCCGCAGAGGAGCTTCATAGACAACGTGAACCTGCCGCCCACCGTGCTCTCCAGGTTCGACCTGATATTTGTAGTCAAGGACCTCATAGCTATGGAGCACGACAAGAGGCTCGCGAGGTACATACTTGACGTCCACAGCGACCTTGCAAAGTACGTGCCCGAGATAGACCCCCAGCTGCTGAAGAAGTACATAATCTACGCCAAGAGGTACTCAAGGCCAAAGCTCACCGAGGAGGCCAAGTCAATAATAGAGTCGTTCTTCGTCACCATGAGGTCCTCCGCCTCAAAGTACGGCGGCGAGGGCCAGGTGCCCGTGCCCGTGACCGCAAGGCAGCTCGAGGCCCTCGTCAGGCTCTCGGAGGCCCATGCCAGGATGGCGCTTAAGGACAGGGTTGAGGCAGAGGACGCCGAGGAGGCCGTGAGGCTTATGCTCTCGTTCCTGGGCAGCGTGGGCTTTGACGTTGAGTCAGGAGTCATAGACTACTCAATGATAGCGACGGGCGCGAGCTTCCACACTAGGAAGCTGATGAGCGTCATAGTGGACACCATAAAGAGGCTGAGGGAGGACGGGAGGCCCTGCGTTAAGCTTGACGACATAGTTAAGGAGGTGGCGGCCCAGGCCAAGGCGCCCAACGACAAGGTCGAGGAGACCATAAAGGCAATGAACAGGAATGGCCAGATAGCGGAGATAAGGTCGAACTGCTTCAAAGAAGTCTAGCCGTGAGGGAAGTTGAAGTCAGAGGTAGCGCAGAAGCTAATGCAGATGCTGGGCTTCAAGGAGCTCTACCCTCCGCAGAAGGCTGCAGTTGAGGCAGGCGTTGAGGAGGGCCAGAGCCTCCTCGTGTCGTCACCGACAGCTTCAGGCAAGACATTCATAGCGATGACTGCCCTCGCGTCTGCAGCCATGAGGGGGCTCAAGGCGTTCTACACCTCGCCCCTGAGGAGCATAGCCATGGAGAAGTACAGGCAGTTCAGGGAGGTCCTCCCAAAGCTCAGCCTGAGGGTTGGGATAAGCATAGGTGACCTCAACGTAAACGATGAGGCTGTCATAAAGAGGAGCGACGTGGTGATAACCACCTATGAGAAGCTTGACTCGATTATCAGGAACAGCCCCTCACTCGTAGGCGAGATAGGGGCCCTTGTCGTTGATGAGATACACTACGTTGATGATGACAAGAGAGGGCCTGTCATCGAGACCCTGCTGTCAAAGGTCATGTATAAGTCAAAGGGCGTCCAGGTGGTGGCCCTGAGCGCCACCGTCTCGAACGTTGACGAGATTGCCAGGTGGCTTAACGCCAAGCTTGTAGCCTCTGACTGGAGGCCCGTGCCCCTCAGCGAGGGGGTCTACAAGGACGGCGTGATACACTTCGCTGATGGAAGCAAGAGGAAGGTGGAGGAGGTCAGCGTAAACCCTAGCATAAACCTAGTAGTTGACGAGAGCAAGCAGGGAGGCCAGACGCTGGTCTTCGCTCAGTCCAGGAGGAGGGCCATGCAGCTCGCCAAGGCGGCCTCAAAGCTGCCCAAGGGGCTCCTCAGCTTCGACCAGAGAAAGGCAAGGGAGTACGCCGCTAAGATGATGTCTACCGAGGGACCAAGGCTGCTGAGGGAGGAGCTGGCGGGGCTCATCTCCCTGGGCGTCTCCTACCACCACGCAGGGCTCTCAAACGAGCAGAGGACTATAATTGAGGACGCCTTCAGGGAGGGGGCCCTGGCGGCTATATTTGCAACACCAACCCTCGCAGCTGGCGTCAACCTGCCGGCCAGGAGGGTTGTTATAGCAGAGGTCGACAGGTACGACGAGACCCAGGGGGTTCCAAGGGATATCAAGGTCTTTGAGTACAAGCAGTTCGCCGGCAGGGCGGGCAGGCCAGGCCTTGACCCCTACGGGGAGGCCATAATAGTGGCGTCGAGGCCCAGGAGCGTGAAGGAACTGATGGAGGAGTACATAAAGGCCAAGCCGGAGAGGCTTGAGAGTAGGCTCTACGGCGTCCGCGGCCTCAGGCACTCCGCCCTGGGGGCAATAGCGTCAGGCGTGGCTAACGACTTCAGCTCCCTGCTCGAGCTGCACAGGAGGACCCTCTACTACATTCAGAGGGGCGAGGAGAGGCTCCAGCAGCTGCTCAGGATGTCAATCGACGACCTGGTGGCCTGGGGACTCGTAACCGAGGCTGACGGGAAGCTAAGGGCCACGGAGCTCGGCGACGCCGTCTCGAGGACGTACCTGGACCCGGCAAGCGTGCCTAAGCTGCGCAAGCTCATTAAGAGGGTCCGCAACAAGTTCACCACGGAGGCCCTCCTCTACATAATATCATCAATGCCGGACATGAACCCGCTCCCCCTCAGGAGCTCCGAGGCAGAGAAGATAATGGACATAGCCATAGAGCGCGTGCCCATGATTATAGACATCGTTGACTGGGACGACCCTGACAGCGTTGCGGCCCTGAAGACAACGCTGGCGCTGCTTGACTGGGTGGAGGAGATCTCCGACGACAAGATAGCCGAGACCTATGACGTCGGCCCGGGCGACGTGGCCTCAGTAATAGACACAGCCAAGTGGATAGCGAACTCCCTCGCCGACATAGCCCCAGCGGCCGGGCTGCCCGAGGACGTTGGTGGCCAGCTGAGGGTGCTGGCGAGGCGCATAGAGAGTGGCGTCAGGCCGGAGCTGCTGCCGCTCGTGGAGATACCAGGCATAGGCAGGGTCAGGGCAAGGAGGCTCTACAGCGCCGGCTTCAAGACGCTTGAGTCGCTGGCCTCGGCCTCACCCCAGCAGCTGCTCAGGGTCCCGGGCCTTGGGCCGGCCACCGTGGCATCTATACTTGAGTTCTTCGGCAGGAAGGATGAGGCTGCCTCCCTAAAGGGAGGGAGGGAAGAGGGCGTAGGCCTTGACAGGTTCGCGTGATGCGGGCCCGCCGGGACTTGAACCCGGGACCTCCAGCTCCGCAGGCTGGCGCCCTGATCCTGGCTGGGCTACGGGCCCCCGCCACCTTTAGCCCCAGGGAGCGTTAAAATAAGGGTTCTTGAGGGGGCCCACGCACGCTTTTAACTCTCTAGCCAGGTCCCCTATGCGGGTGCTAAAGTAAATGGCAAGCCAGCCGGAGAGGACGAACACGTTTAAGGTCATGAACGAGTACCTGAACGCCAGCGTGTACGTCAAGCTTAAGGGAGGAGAGGGCGTCAAGGGTATATTGAAGAGCTTCGACCAGCACCTGAACCTGGTGTTGGAGAACGCCGAGGAGCTCACAGAGAAGGGATCGCGCAGCCTCGGCACAGTGCTTGTCAGGGGCGACAGCATAGTAGCCATAAGCCCGGTGAAGTGAGTGGTGAGATGAGATGGTGAAGGGCACAGCGTCCTTCGGCAAGATGGGAAGAGGTCAAACTCACATAGTCTGCAGGAGGTGCGGGAGGAGGGCCTTCAACGTAGCCAAGGGCTACTGCGCCGCCTGCGGCTACGGAAGGAGCAAGAGGATAAGGAGGTACTCCTGGCAGAACAAGAAGGTCAACAGGGTAAGGATAGTTTGAGCAATAACCTTCAAACCGCGTGATCTCAGAATAAGCATCACGCATGCGCGCTAATTATTAAACCGCCTTAACGAAGCTGAGCTGTGGCTATGCTCAAGGCTTGACGCTATTGCCTTTACAACCTAAGCAGGGTCAGCGTCGAGGGCCCCAGTCGGCATTTTATGACGACTAAGAGTTGGTGTCCCTTAAGCGTCAGCGCTTAATTTGTTGTGCCTGCCCAGGCTACTCGGTGCGCGTGTTGGAGACAAGGTGGGACCTAAACAGGAGAAAGCTGAGGGACCTGCTTGAAAAGGAGTCAATAGACGCCCTCCTGCTGCTCGGGGCGCCCAACATAACCTACGCCACAGGCATAAGGGAGCCAACAGGCGCCATGCTGATGACCAGGGACTGCGGCGACGCTATACTCACCTCGGTCCTTGACTACAACAGGGTCTCCTCGATGGCCCCTAAGGACGTGACCGTCAGGGCCTTCTACAGGAGGTCTGGCGAGGCGGCTGTTGGAATGGCCATGGTGCCCCAGAGCGACCTGGTGAGCGGTGGCCTCGCGGACGCCCTGAAGCAGGTCCTGGGGGGCTGCAACGCCAAGTCAGTGGGCGCTGACCTCCAGTGGGCGGACTACAGCTCCTTCACCATGGCCCAGTCGCTTCAGGCCAAGGACGTCAGCGGCTCAATAGCTAAGGTCAGGTCAATAAAGGATGACTGGGAGGTCCAGGCTATACTTGACTCTATAGAAGCCGCCGAGAGGGCCTTCAGGGAGGCCATAGAGCTCCTCGACTCAAACCCGTCCGAGGCGGAGGTCGCGGGCGCCTTCTACTCGTCCCTCATGAGGCAGGGCGCCTGGGGCGAGTCGTTCCCCATAATAGTGGCCTTCT is part of the Acidilobus sp. 7A genome and encodes:
- a CDS encoding DEAD/DEAH box helicase; amino-acid sequence: MKSEVAQKLMQMLGFKELYPPQKAAVEAGVEEGQSLLVSSPTASGKTFIAMTALASAAMRGLKAFYTSPLRSIAMEKYRQFREVLPKLSLRVGISIGDLNVNDEAVIKRSDVVITTYEKLDSIIRNSPSLVGEIGALVVDEIHYVDDDKRGPVIETLLSKVMYKSKGVQVVALSATVSNVDEIARWLNAKLVASDWRPVPLSEGVYKDGVIHFADGSKRKVEEVSVNPSINLVVDESKQGGQTLVFAQSRRRAMQLAKAASKLPKGLLSFDQRKAREYAAKMMSTEGPRLLREELAGLISLGVSYHHAGLSNEQRTIIEDAFREGALAAIFATPTLAAGVNLPARRVVIAEVDRYDETQGVPRDIKVFEYKQFAGRAGRPGLDPYGEAIIVASRPRSVKELMEEYIKAKPERLESRLYGVRGLRHSALGAIASGVANDFSSLLELHRRTLYYIQRGEERLQQLLRMSIDDLVAWGLVTEADGKLRATELGDAVSRTYLDPASVPKLRKLIKRVRNKFTTEALLYIISSMPDMNPLPLRSSEAEKIMDIAIERVPMIIDIVDWDDPDSVAALKTTLALLDWVEEISDDKIAETYDVGPGDVASVIDTAKWIANSLADIAPAAGLPEDVGGQLRVLARRIESGVRPELLPLVEIPGIGRVRARRLYSAGFKTLESLASASPQQLLRVPGLGPATVASILEFFGRKDEAASLKGGREEGVGLDRFA
- a CDS encoding 50S ribosomal protein L37e; its protein translation is MVKGTASFGKMGRGQTHIVCRRCGRRAFNVAKGYCAACGYGRSKRIRRYSWQNKKVNRVRIV
- a CDS encoding minichromosome maintenance protein MCM yields the protein MSAAEQEQLSIGERFKDFVKNFRTAEEGLKYVDRLHRMINLDMTSLIVDFRDLYRYNTELANMLIDEPKKVLKEFDQALLELVESESPEFAKSKGKFHVRVQGLFDTTKIRDIKTIYMNKLVQVDGIITRMKPVRSRMIKAVYRHEKEGCNAEFQWPYDEDEVLEDRIEKPTQCPVCGESGGRFVLLRDKSIYVDWQEITLQERPEEVPGGQMPRSITVELTEDLVDIARPGDVVTVVGIVKPSPVAGNDKVPYFELKVEAISIAVSEKALEEVAITREDEEKIREMAKDPWIREKVIASVAPTIYGHWDLKEAIALQLFGGTPKVTPDGTRIRGDIHVLFVGDPGVAKSQLLQSASRIAPRSVYTSGKGSTAAGLTAAVLKDPKTSEYFLEAGALVLADGGLAIIDEFDKMRPEDRVSIHEAMEQQTVSISKAGIVARLNARASVLAAGNPRYGLYDPQRSFIDNVNLPPTVLSRFDLIFVVKDLIAMEHDKRLARYILDVHSDLAKYVPEIDPQLLKKYIIYAKRYSRPKLTEEAKSIIESFFVTMRSSASKYGGEGQVPVPVTARQLEALVRLSEAHARMALKDRVEAEDAEEAVRLMLSFLGSVGFDVESGVIDYSMIATGASFHTRKLMSVIVDTIKRLREDGRPCVKLDDIVKEVAAQAKAPNDKVEETIKAMNRNGQIAEIRSNCFKEV
- a CDS encoding Xaa-Pro peptidase family protein, with the translated sequence METRWDLNRRKLRDLLEKESIDALLLLGAPNITYATGIREPTGAMLMTRDCGDAILTSVLDYNRVSSMAPKDVTVRAFYRRSGEAAVGMAMVPQSDLVSGGLADALKQVLGGCNAKSVGADLQWADYSSFTMAQSLQAKDVSGSIAKVRSIKDDWEVQAILDSIEAAERAFREAIELLDSNPSEAEVAGAFYSSLMRQGAWGESFPIIVAFYDHTALPHHNPTPVRLQRPGPVLLDFGASMYGYASDTTRTMWHGEGGAEFKRLIELVAEAQAEAVDQIAPGVEARSPDLASRRVLAKEGLDKFYNHGLGHGVGVEVHETPYLGPASTDVLEKNMVVTVEPASTYLGSTASGLRTWCWLPRRGQGSSRGSQG
- a CDS encoding LSm family protein, with amino-acid sequence MASQPERTNTFKVMNEYLNASVYVKLKGGEGVKGILKSFDQHLNLVLENAEELTEKGSRSLGTVLVRGDSIVAISPVK